One window from the genome of Fulvivirga lutea encodes:
- a CDS encoding phosphoglycerate kinase, with translation MNTIDNINFSNKKALIRVDFNVPLNDKFEITDDTRIRAAVPTIKKILNDGGSVILMSHLGRPKSGPEEKFSLKHLVDDLSSRFNTQVKFANDCIGAEAKQLAGSLQAGEILLLENLRFYTEETKGDEGFAKKLSELGDVYVNDAFGTAHRAHASTSIVAKFFTEKVCGYVMAAEIENAQKVLDKAEKPYTAIMGGAKISDKILIIERLLDKVDNLIIGGGMSYTFFKAMGGQIGSSLVEEEKLELAKELITKAKEKGVNLELPFDSVIADKFAPDANTQTVANTRIPDGWMGLDIGPQASEVFANIIKKSKTVLWNGPMGVFEMEKFSNGTNNIAKAVVEATENGGFSLIGGGDSASAVNNLGYGDKVSYVSTGGGALLEYMEGKVLPGVAALDA, from the coding sequence ATGAATACAATTGACAATATTAACTTTTCGAACAAAAAAGCACTTATAAGAGTAGACTTCAATGTTCCATTGAATGACAAATTTGAAATTACTGACGACACAAGAATAAGAGCGGCCGTTCCAACCATTAAAAAGATTCTCAATGATGGTGGCTCTGTTATTTTAATGTCTCATTTGGGTAGACCAAAAAGTGGCCCTGAAGAGAAGTTTTCATTAAAGCATTTAGTCGATGACTTGAGCTCAAGGTTCAATACCCAGGTAAAATTTGCCAACGATTGTATAGGGGCTGAAGCAAAACAATTGGCCGGCAGCTTACAGGCTGGTGAGATTTTACTTTTAGAAAATCTCAGATTCTATACTGAGGAGACAAAAGGTGATGAAGGGTTCGCGAAAAAACTATCGGAACTAGGAGATGTGTATGTGAATGATGCATTTGGTACAGCTCACAGAGCTCACGCTTCAACCAGTATTGTAGCAAAGTTCTTCACTGAAAAGGTATGTGGTTATGTGATGGCAGCTGAAATTGAGAATGCTCAGAAAGTACTTGATAAAGCTGAGAAGCCATACACTGCCATTATGGGTGGAGCTAAAATTTCCGATAAAATTTTAATCATAGAAAGACTATTAGATAAGGTCGACAATCTAATAATAGGTGGTGGAATGTCTTATACTTTCTTTAAAGCTATGGGAGGCCAAATAGGATCATCATTGGTAGAAGAGGAGAAGCTTGAACTTGCAAAGGAATTAATAACAAAGGCCAAAGAAAAAGGTGTAAACTTAGAATTACCTTTCGATTCTGTAATTGCCGATAAGTTTGCGCCAGATGCAAATACCCAAACTGTAGCGAACACAAGGATTCCTGACGGCTGGATGGGGCTGGATATCGGGCCGCAGGCTAGCGAAGTATTTGCTAATATTATCAAAAAATCTAAGACTGTGTTGTGGAATGGCCCAATGGGTGTATTTGAAATGGAGAAGTTTTCTAATGGCACGAACAATATTGCTAAGGCAGTGGTTGAAGCAACTGAAAACGGTGGGTTCTCACTGATTGGTGGTGGAGATTCAGCTTCAGCCGTTAATAATTTAGGCTATGGCGATAAAGTGAGTTACGTATCTACCGGTGGTGGCGCACTTTTGGAGTACATGGAAGGCAAAGTACTACCTGGCGTGGCTGCGCTTGATGCTTAA
- a CDS encoding L-threonylcarbamoyladenylate synthase, whose amino-acid sequence MAEIGTDLLKAKQLLSEGKLVAIPTETVYGLAGNAFNPDAVASIFSVKKRPSFDPLIVHVAGYGQALSLTKNVPEVAESLAAKFWPGPLTLLLKRKPIIPDLVTSGLETVGIRLPNQSLTRKLISSLDFPLVAPSANPFGYISPTSPQHVNDQLGDKIDYILDGGECHVGIESTIVGFENGKVSVHRLGGISVEEIEKVAGNVTIELNSSSNPKAPGMLANHYSPTTAIVIGNIDQLLKEHSGKAVGILSYTKEYENPFSKTLAPDGEIKTAAKNLFAHLRWLDRQPLDIIITETVPNNGLGMAINDRLKRAAAKKN is encoded by the coding sequence ATGGCGGAAATAGGTACAGACTTATTAAAAGCAAAGCAACTGTTAAGCGAGGGTAAGCTTGTAGCCATACCCACAGAAACAGTTTATGGTCTGGCCGGTAATGCTTTTAATCCCGATGCCGTGGCATCAATTTTTTCCGTAAAAAAGAGGCCGAGTTTCGATCCGCTTATCGTACATGTAGCTGGTTATGGTCAAGCGCTTTCTTTAACCAAAAATGTACCTGAAGTAGCTGAGAGCTTAGCCGCAAAGTTTTGGCCCGGTCCCCTTACGCTTTTATTAAAGCGTAAACCTATTATACCTGATTTGGTTACATCTGGCTTAGAAACTGTTGGCATCAGATTGCCTAACCAGTCTCTTACAAGAAAACTTATATCATCATTGGATTTTCCATTGGTTGCACCAAGTGCCAATCCATTTGGGTATATCAGCCCTACATCTCCACAGCACGTGAACGATCAGCTAGGAGATAAAATCGATTATATTTTAGATGGTGGAGAATGTCATGTAGGAATAGAATCAACCATCGTGGGCTTTGAAAATGGTAAAGTATCGGTACATAGACTTGGTGGAATAAGTGTAGAAGAAATAGAAAAAGTAGCAGGCAACGTTACGATTGAATTAAATTCAAGCAGCAACCCAAAAGCACCCGGAATGCTGGCTAATCATTACAGTCCAACAACTGCTATAGTTATTGGAAATATCGATCAATTACTAAAAGAACATTCGGGTAAGGCTGTTGGCATTTTATCATACACAAAGGAGTATGAAAATCCATTTTCAAAAACATTAGCTCCCGATGGAGAAATAAAAACTGCTGCTAAAAACTTATTTGCTCATTTGAGGTGGTTAGATCGGCAGCCATTGGATATAATTATCACAGAAACGGTTCCTAATAATGGATTAGGAATGGCCATAAATGATAGGTTAAAGAGAGCCGCAGCTAAAAAGAATTAA
- a CDS encoding NUDIX hydrolase encodes MHRKDLLDKINNYSPEDNDEQLFRANFLEFISNNKNCFERSLLKGHITGSAWIVNQTYDKALLTHHRKLDKWLQLGGHADGETDIIKVAKKEAKEESGLSNLRLLSEDIFDIDIHTIPERKGIPEHLHYDVRFLFQAVDHVPLLINHESKALKWVPLKELNQLIEGNRSIMRMVEKTAIYQQ; translated from the coding sequence ATGCACCGAAAGGACCTGCTAGATAAAATCAATAATTACAGCCCTGAAGACAATGACGAACAGCTCTTCAGGGCTAATTTTTTGGAGTTCATTTCTAATAACAAGAATTGCTTTGAACGATCCCTGCTGAAAGGTCATATTACAGGTTCTGCATGGATAGTTAATCAAACCTATGATAAAGCTCTTCTCACCCATCATAGAAAATTAGATAAATGGTTGCAGCTAGGCGGCCATGCCGATGGTGAAACTGATATTATTAAAGTAGCCAAGAAAGAGGCTAAGGAAGAGTCAGGACTCAGTAATCTAAGACTTTTATCAGAAGATATTTTCGATATTGATATACATACCATCCCAGAGCGAAAGGGCATACCGGAACATTTGCATTATGATGTTCGCTTTCTTTTTCAAGCAGTCGATCATGTTCCGTTACTTATCAACCATGAGTCGAAAGCGTTAAAATGGGTTCCTTTGAAAGAGCTCAATCAATTAATTGAAGGTAATCGATCGATAATGAGAATGGTAGAGAAGACGGCTATTTACCAGCAATAA
- a CDS encoding carboxypeptidase regulatory-like domain-containing protein, translating to MKKIYQLFSIAFIGLCFAFNEVQVFDTSIKINVRNELGNIEEGVSVQLFGSEEDYRKEQNPVTEVAITDKKGNVKFKDLEAKVYFVNAKKGDKNNVGAGVQTDMLEAGKLNKVTIIIE from the coding sequence ATGAAAAAAATATATCAACTATTCAGCATTGCTTTTATAGGTCTTTGCTTTGCGTTTAATGAAGTCCAAGTATTTGATACATCCATTAAAATTAATGTAAGAAACGAACTTGGTAATATTGAAGAAGGAGTTTCTGTTCAACTATTCGGATCTGAAGAAGATTACCGTAAAGAACAAAACCCAGTGACGGAAGTAGCTATAACGGACAAAAAAGGAAATGTAAAATTTAAAGACCTTGAAGCCAAGGTTTATTTTGTAAACGCCAAAAAAGGTGATAAAAATAACGTAGGTGCAGGCGTACAAACAGATATGCTTGAAGCTGGAAAACTCAATAAAGTGACTATTATCATAGAATAA
- a CDS encoding T9SS type B sorting domain-containing protein — protein sequence MLNQKLRRGILLLVFVVGSLGQVLAQGYSGLNWFFGSNNRNFRFVRPNLTTENVNLPNPLGTGGSAVATDPVSGALLFYTDGITVFDPFANALSPNLIGNNTLNQGVVICANPADSLQYYIFTNDGSQIRRSVFDRSQNSGLTPGFPAPGQGNLVTPINDIANLPSGSLSEGMIVIPNDVLDGFWLLTYDETADTYNITAIDNTGAISTNTQAVVGAPTSVANFSFNSATNQIAVAPANPAEEVAILTIDRTNGNLALASTIANTNVSGELYNIYDTEWNNNGDILYLSGNFGDPTDSLMQINFTDTPPRLRPVSGQNLSRSFGLQMGPDSTIYHLYQAASGQFRVGRINDPDTTVAQTLYDPTPIGNANYAARQFPAFLPQYDPMTILDFDFAGICANVPTLFFPVIDPPADSVAWDFGDGNFSRLLTPVNTYAAGGPFDVTLVAFSNGVASSVTKTINMTDFDIQIAGFPQIDTLCAEDFPATYTAQASGSNAASVTFRWSNQDTDGATTTISEPGNYYVVGTDPNGCEAYAPLQVVEYRAIEQRAFIWYFGNNAGIDFNPISENPPGPIVPIPFGDPNVYNGGNQMQTPEGCAIYCDDNGNPIFYTDGESMYDREGNEFATDIGGSEGSTQSSLIVPAPGDATLYYVFLTRQIYSESGEFEYELVYTVFDLKERSGLGDLVRNTNGDIAMTKLYNGNTERITGNQNWVIVHEFGNNNFRAYPITGVGIGNAVVSNVGSVHPSTSATAGQGYMKLSTSSRLAVALSISNNENYVELFQFVDSTGAVTRPVTLDLAPETGQLYGIEFSPDENKLFATLRNAGGTGTKIFRWEIDTTTVVNEVTDPSHIINSREELVDETGVDLGAMQQGPDGLIYIANDGAGSLATLTTPDEAVNQDPPQNAGYNLSGFTLAGGTTSTLGLPNFLNQFNTSPGNLLLSVFNGCSGEPLDFAVANPSSLEQYRWRINDSNGNEVLRSSVTDQGQFSFSITTPGTYTAIVDVIPECSTFDVPVNSVQLNFVINPLPNFSITNVVDPTSCGGNDGRFDLDLTDAGTFVYAVNGPVGVSPDTVTAPIVVPVTGLTAGGYTVTITNALTGCIETAVTTLNDPAPYTLTASAIGADCAGLGGGIDVSVTNPAVLDTRYLVRNQNTSSVVLSGSEPTRNFIIADVPVGTYLLEITDGDNCTLSESDLVIATPPLANLVIPEEVIVCDDQPADIVFSSTNAISIQVSGPGAPTFIGDDPTDPDTIRVNSAGAYTVTAQGDNATICDNIALVQVIFNSPSPNPFDSRYVICPDDPVVENQTVAFPNPPSGFESVRWFEPDGDEITANTADYQFSDDGTELIVLGTGILTAELTNFFGCVTVAEIAIIEDCKARINAPNAFSPNGDGINDNFLVFPVLVSEEDFEIFIFNRWGEMIFQSDQLDFEWNGGYNNEESRPLPGGTYAYRVNFKSAAKPEEGVKEQRGGVTLIR from the coding sequence ATGCTCAATCAAAAATTACGCAGAGGTATTCTGCTCTTAGTGTTTGTAGTTGGTAGTTTAGGACAAGTTTTAGCGCAGGGTTACTCCGGCCTCAACTGGTTTTTTGGCAGTAATAATAGAAATTTCCGATTTGTTAGACCCAACTTAACCACTGAGAATGTAAATCTGCCAAACCCTTTAGGTACAGGTGGTAGTGCAGTGGCGACAGATCCTGTTTCAGGTGCCCTTCTCTTTTATACAGATGGAATCACCGTTTTTGATCCTTTTGCTAATGCCCTTTCTCCAAATTTAATTGGAAACAACACACTTAATCAAGGAGTTGTAATATGTGCTAACCCGGCAGATTCCTTGCAGTACTATATATTTACGAATGATGGATCACAGATTAGAAGGTCTGTTTTTGATCGAAGTCAGAATAGTGGCCTCACCCCTGGATTTCCGGCTCCCGGCCAGGGAAACCTAGTAACTCCGATAAATGACATAGCTAATTTACCTTCCGGTTCTTTGTCTGAGGGAATGATAGTTATTCCAAATGATGTACTAGATGGCTTTTGGCTATTAACATATGATGAAACTGCTGATACTTACAATATAACGGCCATCGACAATACCGGAGCAATTTCAACAAACACACAAGCTGTAGTAGGTGCACCTACATCGGTAGCTAACTTTTCCTTTAATAGTGCTACAAACCAGATAGCCGTGGCTCCAGCAAACCCTGCTGAAGAAGTAGCCATTTTAACTATTGATCGAACTAATGGAAATCTTGCGTTAGCTTCTACCATTGCCAACACAAATGTTAGTGGTGAATTATATAATATTTACGATACAGAGTGGAATAATAATGGAGACATCCTTTATCTATCGGGTAATTTTGGAGACCCTACAGATTCTTTAATGCAAATTAATTTCACTGATACTCCGCCAAGATTAAGGCCTGTATCCGGGCAAAACCTTTCAAGAAGCTTTGGCTTGCAAATGGGGCCAGACAGTACAATATACCACTTATATCAAGCAGCAAGCGGTCAGTTTAGGGTAGGAAGAATAAATGACCCAGACACAACCGTAGCTCAGACATTATATGACCCAACGCCTATTGGAAATGCAAATTACGCTGCACGACAGTTTCCTGCATTTCTACCTCAATATGACCCCATGACCATTCTTGATTTTGATTTTGCAGGAATCTGTGCGAATGTTCCAACACTGTTCTTTCCAGTTATTGATCCCCCTGCCGATAGTGTAGCTTGGGATTTTGGTGATGGGAATTTTTCCAGGCTATTAACCCCGGTAAATACATATGCCGCAGGTGGCCCGTTTGATGTTACGCTTGTTGCTTTTAGCAATGGAGTGGCAAGCAGCGTAACGAAGACTATTAACATGACCGATTTTGATATTCAAATAGCAGGGTTCCCTCAGATAGATACTTTATGTGCCGAAGACTTTCCTGCAACTTATACAGCACAGGCTTCCGGATCAAATGCTGCCTCTGTAACTTTTAGATGGTCAAACCAGGATACAGATGGTGCGACAACAACAATTTCAGAACCAGGAAACTACTATGTAGTTGGTACTGACCCCAATGGATGTGAGGCATACGCACCATTGCAGGTAGTGGAATACCGAGCAATTGAACAAAGAGCGTTTATCTGGTATTTTGGGAATAACGCTGGAATAGATTTTAATCCTATATCTGAAAATCCACCAGGGCCTATTGTTCCTATTCCGTTTGGAGACCCTAATGTTTACAATGGTGGTAACCAAATGCAAACGCCCGAAGGCTGTGCTATCTATTGCGATGACAATGGTAACCCGATTTTCTATACAGATGGTGAGTCCATGTACGACAGAGAAGGTAATGAATTCGCAACGGATATTGGTGGCTCTGAAGGTTCAACACAATCTTCACTCATCGTACCTGCACCGGGAGACGCAACTCTTTACTACGTATTTCTAACTCGACAAATTTATAGTGAGTCCGGTGAGTTTGAATATGAATTGGTTTATACTGTTTTTGATCTTAAAGAAAGATCAGGGTTGGGCGATTTAGTTAGAAACACAAATGGCGACATTGCCATGACAAAATTGTACAACGGGAATACTGAGCGTATTACTGGAAATCAAAACTGGGTGATTGTGCATGAATTTGGCAACAACAACTTCAGAGCCTACCCTATCACAGGAGTTGGAATTGGAAATGCTGTAGTCTCGAATGTCGGTAGTGTGCATCCTTCAACCAGTGCTACTGCTGGGCAAGGTTACATGAAGCTCTCTACATCAAGCAGATTGGCCGTTGCTCTTTCCATTTCCAATAATGAAAATTATGTAGAACTCTTCCAGTTTGTTGATTCTACAGGTGCGGTTACACGTCCCGTTACATTAGATTTAGCGCCTGAAACAGGTCAGTTATATGGAATAGAGTTTTCACCAGATGAGAACAAACTTTTTGCTACTTTAAGAAATGCAGGGGGCACTGGTACTAAGATTTTTAGATGGGAAATAGATACAACGACAGTTGTGAATGAGGTTACAGACCCTTCCCATATAATAAACTCGAGAGAAGAGCTTGTAGATGAAACAGGTGTAGACTTAGGTGCGATGCAACAAGGACCAGATGGCTTAATCTATATAGCCAATGATGGCGCTGGAAGCTTAGCAACATTGACTACTCCGGATGAAGCAGTGAACCAAGACCCGCCACAAAATGCAGGTTATAACTTATCCGGATTTACCCTTGCAGGTGGAACAACTTCTACCTTAGGTTTACCAAACTTTTTAAATCAATTTAATACTTCTCCTGGGAACCTATTATTAAGTGTGTTTAATGGTTGTTCAGGTGAGCCATTGGATTTTGCAGTAGCTAATCCAAGTTCTTTGGAGCAATACAGGTGGCGTATTAATGATAGTAACGGAAATGAAGTACTAAGAAGCTCAGTCACTGATCAAGGACAATTTAGCTTCAGTATAACTACTCCAGGTACATATACAGCCATTGTGGATGTTATTCCAGAGTGCTCAACTTTTGATGTTCCGGTAAACTCCGTCCAGTTAAACTTCGTAATAAACCCACTGCCTAATTTCAGTATTACAAATGTGGTTGACCCAACGAGCTGTGGTGGTAATGATGGTAGGTTCGATTTGGATTTAACAGATGCTGGCACCTTTGTTTATGCGGTAAATGGCCCTGTGGGTGTGAGCCCAGATACAGTTACTGCTCCAATAGTTGTTCCTGTTACAGGTCTTACAGCCGGAGGTTACACAGTAACCATCACTAATGCTCTTACTGGCTGTATAGAAACAGCGGTTACAACTTTAAATGATCCTGCCCCTTATACACTCACAGCTTCTGCTATTGGGGCAGACTGTGCAGGTCTGGGTGGTGGAATTGATGTTAGCGTCACTAATCCTGCTGTGTTAGATACAAGGTATTTAGTTCGAAATCAGAATACTTCCTCCGTAGTTTTATCGGGTTCTGAGCCAACAAGAAACTTTATTATAGCAGACGTTCCAGTAGGAACTTATTTATTGGAAATAACTGATGGCGATAATTGTACACTTTCTGAATCAGATTTAGTAATTGCTACACCACCACTGGCTAACCTAGTTATCCCGGAAGAAGTAATCGTTTGTGATGATCAGCCAGCAGATATTGTTTTCTCTTCAACCAATGCTATTTCCATTCAGGTCAGTGGCCCTGGGGCACCAACATTTATTGGTGATGACCCTACTGATCCAGATACAATAAGAGTAAATAGTGCGGGAGCTTACACAGTCACTGCTCAAGGGGATAATGCCACTATATGTGATAACATTGCTTTGGTTCAGGTCATATTCAACTCCCCCAGCCCTAACCCATTTGATTCTCGCTACGTTATCTGCCCGGATGACCCTGTAGTGGAAAACCAGACTGTTGCATTCCCTAACCCTCCTTCTGGGTTCGAGTCTGTACGATGGTTTGAACCAGATGGTGACGAGATAACAGCAAATACAGCGGATTATCAATTTAGCGATGATGGAACCGAACTTATCGTATTGGGTACAGGTATTCTCACAGCAGAACTTACGAATTTCTTTGGTTGTGTTACTGTGGCCGAGATTGCAATAATAGAAGACTGTAAGGCAAGAATCAACGCACCCAATGCCTTTAGTCCTAATGGCGATGGGATAAACGATAACTTCCTGGTTTTCCCGGTTCTTGTATCTGAAGAAGATTTTGAGATATTCATTTTCAACCGTTGGGGTGAAATGATATTTCAATCAGATCAGCTTGACTTTGAATGGAACGGTGGTTATAATAACGAAGAATCCAGACCGTTGCCAGGTGGCACTTATGCTTACAGAGTAAATTTCAAAAGTGCTGCTAAGCCTGAAGAAGGAGTGAAAGAGCAACGGGGTGGAGTAACATTAATTAGATGA
- a CDS encoding PorP/SprF family type IX secretion system membrane protein: MVKSVAVFLVCMLSLSLKVTGQDPQFSQFYSAPLYLNPAFAGATQQSRVGINYRNQWPSIEANFVTFSAYYDTYLEDMNSGVGFLIMRDTEGQAGLKSTMVGIQYAYQLYLTEWLTFRPGVQVGFYNRNVNFADLTFGDQFNPDTGEIENPSAETFGNLSKNFFDLSFGGVLYTKNAWFGTTVNHINTPNQAFEDSADPKELPIKTSFHGGYKILFKPGVMGTGMFARPQERSLTPTFQYKSQGEFDQLDLGLYLTIEPLIFGTWYRGLPTKSLEGFNNNESIVFLVGFTKQGKDDALNIGYSYDYTISQLGAGSGGAHEVSISYSWSNRDPRKPPKHVMQIPCPDF, translated from the coding sequence ATGGTTAAAAGCGTAGCTGTTTTCTTAGTATGTATGCTGTCCTTATCGTTAAAGGTAACTGGACAAGACCCCCAATTTTCGCAATTTTACTCTGCACCCCTTTACTTAAACCCTGCATTTGCAGGTGCTACCCAGCAATCACGTGTTGGAATAAATTACCGTAATCAATGGCCTTCAATCGAGGCAAATTTCGTAACATTTTCGGCCTACTATGATACCTATTTGGAGGATATGAACAGTGGCGTAGGGTTTTTAATTATGCGAGATACAGAGGGGCAGGCAGGATTAAAATCTACAATGGTAGGAATTCAATATGCATATCAACTTTATTTAACGGAGTGGCTAACCTTCAGGCCTGGAGTGCAAGTAGGGTTTTACAATAGAAACGTAAACTTCGCTGATCTCACTTTTGGTGATCAGTTTAACCCTGATACTGGAGAGATTGAAAACCCATCAGCAGAAACCTTTGGTAACCTTTCTAAGAATTTCTTCGATTTATCTTTTGGTGGAGTTCTTTATACAAAAAACGCATGGTTTGGTACAACCGTCAATCACATAAATACCCCGAATCAGGCTTTTGAAGATAGTGCTGATCCTAAAGAGTTACCAATAAAAACGTCATTTCATGGGGGCTATAAAATCTTATTTAAGCCCGGGGTGATGGGTACAGGGATGTTTGCCAGGCCGCAGGAAAGAAGTTTGACTCCAACATTTCAATACAAATCTCAGGGCGAGTTTGATCAATTAGACCTAGGCCTTTACCTCACCATAGAGCCATTGATTTTTGGAACATGGTATAGAGGCTTGCCTACTAAGTCGTTAGAAGGATTTAATAATAACGAATCGATAGTTTTTCTGGTAGGCTTTACGAAACAGGGTAAAGACGATGCACTGAACATCGGCTACAGTTACGATTATACAATTTCGCAGTTAGGAGCAGGCAGTGGAGGAGCACATGAAGTATCCATATCTTATTCATGGTCTAACCGGGATCCGCGTAAGCCACCTAAGCATGTAATGCAAATTCCTTGTCCGGATTTTTAA
- a CDS encoding translation initiation factor → MGRKNDWKRRDGVVYSTSDNYDYNYEGDEQQETLSPNEQNLKVLLDKKARGGKQVTLIEGFVGSEDDLKDLGKLLKSKCGVGGSAKNGEILIQGDHRQKVVEILQKEGYRAKKSGG, encoded by the coding sequence ATGGGAAGAAAAAACGATTGGAAACGAAGAGATGGAGTAGTTTATTCAACCAGCGATAACTACGATTATAACTACGAAGGTGATGAACAACAAGAAACACTATCTCCCAACGAACAAAACCTTAAAGTACTTTTAGATAAAAAAGCGCGAGGAGGTAAACAGGTAACGTTAATTGAAGGGTTTGTTGGCTCTGAAGATGACCTGAAAGATCTTGGTAAATTATTAAAATCGAAGTGTGGCGTTGGGGGTTCCGCCAAGAATGGTGAAATACTTATTCAAGGAGACCACAGACAAAAAGTAGTGGAGATTCTACAAAAAGAAGGGTACAGAGCGAAAAAATCAGGCGGTTGA
- a CDS encoding sensor histidine kinase: MKKFYYILIIVTCLVAIIGGYLYYTDAPLDVYYTIGWMLAVLALLIGGNGLISYLFDKKLPWLRFGARRLIAHLFLGVIYSLIIINVAYLAFKLLLTNEPPTDVQLAVTNAYGIVIFIPLFSIYFSFHFLKSWQKSELQTEQFKKETLKFQLDNLKSHLDPHFLFNNLNILSSLIDYSPKESKVFLDKFVDVYRSILKTKDEDLIELRDEMEVIDSYIYLLKTRFEENVQFELNVQKTALSKMLPPLTIQMLLENAIKHNVISEKRPLRISIKSEDDYLIVNNTLHLKPKELVDENGSGIENIKKRYSHFTNSEVIADKTETEFTVKVPLLELETI, from the coding sequence TTGAAAAAATTTTACTATATCTTAATAATCGTTACCTGCTTAGTAGCAATAATAGGCGGGTATCTTTATTACACGGATGCTCCGCTAGATGTGTATTATACGATAGGCTGGATGTTAGCCGTTCTGGCACTTTTAATTGGAGGTAATGGGCTTATTTCTTACCTATTCGACAAGAAGCTGCCCTGGCTGAGGTTTGGAGCGAGAAGATTGATAGCTCATCTTTTTTTAGGTGTAATCTATTCATTGATTATTATTAATGTTGCTTATCTGGCTTTTAAACTGTTGTTAACCAATGAGCCACCTACTGATGTTCAGCTGGCAGTAACCAACGCATATGGAATTGTAATTTTCATACCGCTATTCTCTATTTACTTCAGTTTCCATTTTTTAAAATCGTGGCAAAAGTCAGAATTACAAACTGAACAGTTCAAAAAAGAAACACTCAAGTTTCAACTGGATAATCTGAAGAGTCATTTAGACCCACATTTTTTATTCAATAATCTCAATATCCTTTCATCACTTATCGATTATAGCCCAAAAGAGTCGAAGGTATTTTTGGATAAATTCGTAGATGTCTACCGGTCTATCCTTAAAACTAAAGATGAAGACCTCATTGAATTACGAGATGAGATGGAAGTAATTGATTCATACATCTATTTGCTAAAAACAAGATTTGAAGAAAATGTACAGTTTGAGTTGAACGTACAGAAAACAGCATTATCCAAAATGCTCCCTCCGTTAACTATTCAAATGCTTCTGGAAAATGCGATAAAGCATAACGTCATTAGCGAAAAGCGACCGCTCAGGATATCTATTAAATCAGAAGATGATTATCTCATTGTAAATAATACACTTCACCTGAAGCCTAAAGAGCTGGTGGATGAAAATGGTAGTGGAATTGAAAATATTAAAAAGAGATATAGCCATTTCACCAATTCAGAAGTTATTGCTGACAAAACGGAAACTGAATTTACGGTGAAGGTACCTTTGCTGGAATTAGAAACTATATAG
- a CDS encoding LytR/AlgR family response regulator transcription factor, producing MRVVIIEDESLAGKKIESLLSEIDSTIEVLTTLKSVEGALEWFNENPNPDLVISDIRLLDGISFEIFDQIDYSNPVIFTTAYDQYAIKAFDVNSVDYLLKPVQKEKLEKALGKIKNNQPANVPFDELIAAIQNQQKEYKSRFMIKTGQKILAVPVDKIAYFFSQNKLTYIVAQDGKKYPYDQTLEEVDQQVDPKLFFRANRKYITRFSAISEIHPYFKGRIKINLTPEADDEIVISSERTPEFKKWLDQ from the coding sequence ATGAGAGTAGTAATCATCGAAGACGAATCATTAGCAGGTAAGAAAATTGAAAGCTTACTTTCAGAAATTGATTCTACCATTGAGGTACTTACTACCCTGAAATCTGTTGAAGGTGCTTTGGAATGGTTTAATGAGAACCCTAATCCTGATTTGGTGATTAGCGATATCCGATTACTTGATGGTATCAGCTTCGAAATCTTTGATCAGATCGATTATTCTAATCCAGTGATTTTTACAACGGCCTATGATCAATATGCAATTAAGGCATTTGATGTAAACAGTGTGGATTATTTGTTGAAGCCGGTGCAAAAAGAAAAGTTGGAAAAGGCGCTAGGCAAGATCAAAAATAATCAACCAGCCAATGTCCCGTTTGATGAGTTGATCGCTGCCATCCAAAACCAACAGAAGGAGTATAAATCGAGGTTTATGATTAAAACAGGACAAAAAATATTAGCTGTACCTGTTGATAAGATTGCTTATTTTTTCAGTCAGAATAAACTCACCTATATTGTTGCGCAGGATGGCAAAAAATATCCGTATGATCAAACATTGGAAGAAGTAGATCAACAGGTTGATCCCAAATTATTTTTTAGAGCCAATAGAAAATACATTACCAGATTCTCAGCCATCAGCGAGATACACCCTTATTTTAAAGGAAGGATCAAGATAAATCTAACACCGGAAGCTGATGATGAAATTGTAATAAGCTCCGAACGTACACCAGAGTTTAAGAAGTGGTTGGATCAGTGA